The Candidatus Poribacteria bacterium nucleotide sequence GCGGGAGCATTCGCGGCGGAACACACACTCCGCTTGACAGAGTTGTATTCTGTTGACACTGTTGAAGGGACGTTCGTGCAAAGCGAACTTGGGCACGACGAGTCAACCAACGAACTGGTGCGCGGTATAGATACCATTATCCACATCGCCGAAACACCGCCTAACCTTCTTGCTGAAGCCGACCAACCCGACAATTACGCTATTGATTATCAGACGCGCTGCACTTATAACCTCCTGATGGCAGCAGCGGAAGAAGGCGTGAAACATGCCATTTATGCAAGCACGCTCCGCCTCTTTGAGCAACACGGTGAAGACTGGACGGTTACAGAGAGTTGGCGACCTCGTCCTACTGTGGATAGTTTTGTGCTTTCAAAGCATCTTGGTGAGTTCACATGTAGAGAATTCGGGCGTGAAGGCAAACTCAACGTGACGTGCCTCCGTCTGGGTAACCTCGTTACTGCTGATGCCGCGGCAACCGCCGAACCAGATTCAATGTGGCTTGAGATGAAGGACGCAGTCACCGCGTTTCAGGGAGCCCTTGAATCGTCCTCGCCGTGGCGGATCTTTCACATCCAGTCAGAGTTCCCCGATTCTCGTTTTTCGATCGGGAAAGCCAAGGGGCATCTAAAGTTCGATCCGCAATTCGTACCGTAGCGGACGGGAATAGTCGTCAGTTATCAGGCGACTGAAAATTGTTAAAAAAATACGC carries:
- a CDS encoding NAD(P)-dependent oxidoreductase produces the protein MNILITSAGSELARSVAGAFAAEHTLRLTELYSVDTVEGTFVQSELGHDESTNELVRGIDTIIHIAETPPNLLAEADQPDNYAIDYQTRCTYNLLMAAAEEGVKHAIYASTLRLFEQHGEDWTVTESWRPRPTVDSFVLSKHLGEFTCREFGREGKLNVTCLRLGNLVTADAAATAEPDSMWLEMKDAVTAFQGALESSSPWRIFHIQSEFPDSRFSIGKAKGHLKFDPQFVP